The DNA window gtattggtcacacacacatggttagcagatgttattgtgagtgtagcgaaatgcttgtttgtGTTGTTGGGACACGATTAATCTAGGTGGTATTGggtctgtaaacacaccacaGGGGGATTAGGGATtgctgtgtttttgtgtgtgtgtgtgtgtgtgtgtgtgtgtgtgtgtgtgtgtgtgtgtgtgtgtgtgtgtgtgtgtgtgtatgtgtgtgtgtgtgtgtgtgtatgtatgtgtgtgtgtgctcgtgcgcGTCTGCGTGTGTTTGTGAAACTGTTCCGATCAGTTAAAATGATGACTCAGAGCGGAGTCtacttctccctcctccttctcctctctaccactatctcctccctccttctcctctctaccactatctcccactcctccttctcctttctaccactattctcctcctccttctcctctccttctctctctaccactgtccccgtctcctcctcctctctaccactcccccttctcctctctattctctctccctctctctaccactatctccactcctccttctcctctctaccactatctccctctccttctcctctctaccactgtccccgtctccttctcctctctaccactgtcccccgtctcctcctcctctctaccactatctccactcctccttctcctctctaccactgtccccgtctcctcctcctctctaccactatctccactcctccttctcctctctaccactgtccccatcgcctcctcctctctaccactatcccactctcctcctcctctctaccactatctccctcctccttctcctctctaccactgtccccgtctccttctcctctctaccactgtccccgtcctcctccttctccactgtccccgtctccttctctctctaccactgtccccccgtctcctcctcctctctacctccactcccattctcctctctaccactatctccactcctccttctcctctctaccactatctcccactcctccttctcctctctaccactgtccccgtctccttctctctctaccactgtcccccgtctctcctcccctctctactatctctaccactgtccccgtctccttctcctctctaccactgtcccctcgtctcctatctctcctctctaccactatctccctcctccttctcctctctaccactatctcctctcctcctcctctctaccactgtcccccgtctcccctcctctcttccactatctccactcctcattctcctctctaccactatctccctcctccttctcctctctaccactatctccctctcattctcctctctaccactatctctcctccttctccctctaccactatctccttcctccgtctccctccttgccactatctccctcccctccttctcctctctaccactatctccccctctcttctcctctctccacttcctccttctcctcactctctaccactgtcccccatctcctcctcctctcctcctctctctaccactgtccccgtctcctcctcctcatctctcctctctaccactatctccctcctccgtctccttctcctcctctaccactgtccccgtctcctcctcctctctccactcccctgtctcctcctccctctctaccactgtcctccgtctcctcctcctcctctctaccactgtccccccgtctcctcccctctctctaccactatctccctcctccttctcctctctaccactatctccctcctccttctcctctctaccactgtccccgtctccttctcctctctactatccccgtctcctcctcctctctccccccgtctctaccactgtccccgtctcctcctcctctctaccactatctccactcctcattctcctctctaccactatctccactcctccttctcctctctaccactatctcctcctccttctcctctctaccactccccgtctccttctctctctaccactgtccccaaaatctcctcctcctctctaccaatatctcatctccttctctctctaccactgtctctctcctctctctaccactatctccctccctcattccatctctctccactatctcctcctccttctctctctaccactatctccctcctccttctcctctctaccactctccactcctctaccactgtcccccgtctcctcctcctctctaccactatctcctcctcattctcctctctccttctcctcctccttctcctctctaccactgtctccatcctccctcctctctaccactatctcctcctccttctcctctctaccactatctccactcctccgtctcctccgtctctctcctcctccctctctaccactgtcccctcCCTGCTTCTCCTCCTACCACTATCTCcactgtccccatctcctcctcctcctcctctctctaccactgtccccgtctcctcctcctcctctctaccactgtccccccgTCTCCTCCGTACCACTATCTCCACtcctccgtctccttctcctccctctctaccactgtccccgtctcctcctcctctctaccactgtccctgtctcctcctcctctctctcccactgtccccgtctcctcctcctctctctaccactgtccccgtctcctcctcctctctaccactgtccctgtctcccctcctcctctctaccactgtccccctcctcctcctctctaccactgtcccccgtctcctctccactatctccactcctccgtctccttctcctcctctctaccactgtcccccgtctcctcctcctctctaccactgtcccccttctcctcctctctaccactgtccccgtctcctccccactcctctctaccactgtccccgtctcctcctctctaccactgtcccccgtctcctcctcctctctacactgtcccccgtctcctcctctctaccactgtcccccgtctcctcctcctctctaccactgtcccccgtctcctccccctctctaccactgtcccccgtctcctcctctctaccactgtcccccgtctcctcctctctctaccactgtccccgtctcctcctcctctctaccactgtcccccgtctcctcctcctctctaccactgtcccctgtctcctcctctctctaccactgtccccgtctcctcctcctctctctaccactgtccccgtctcctcctcctctctaccactgtccccctgtctcctcctcctctctaccactgtccccccgtctcctcctcctctctaccactgtcccccgtctcctcctcctctctaccactgttctccccgtctccctccttcctcctctctaccactgtcccccgtctcctcctcctcctctctaccactgtccccgtctccctcctcctcctctctaccactgtccccgtctcctccATACCACTATCTCCCTCCTccgtctccttcctcctctctaccactgtccccgtctcttctctctctaccactgtcccctcctcctcctcctctctaccactgtccccccgtctcctcctcctctctaccactatccccctctccttctcctctctaccactatctcactcctcctcctccctctctaccactatctcctcctccttctcctctctaccaccactgtccccgtctccttctcctctctgccactgtccccgtctcctcctcctctctaccactgtccccgtctccttctcctctctaccactgtcccccgtctcctcctcctctctaccactatctccactcctcattctcctctctaccactatctccactcctccttctcctctctaccactatctccactcctccttctcctctctaccactgtcccccgtctccttctcctctctaccactgtcccccgtctcctcctcctctctaccaatatctccactcctccttctcgtctctaccactgtccccgtctcctccctcctctctaccactatctccactcctcattctcctctctaccactatctcctcctccttctcctctctatcctctcctctccttctccctctctaccactatctcctcctcctccttctctactgtcccccgtctcctcctcctctctctaccactatctccactcctcattctcctctctaccactatctccctcctccttctcctctctaccactatctcctcctcattctcctctctaccactatctcccactcctccttctcctctctaccactatctcccactcctccgtctcctccgccactatctccctcctccttctcctctctaccactatctccctcctgcttctcctctctaccactatctccactccttctcctcctctctaccactgtccccatctcctcctcctcctcctcctctctaccaccactgtcccccgtctcctcctcctctctctaccactgtcccccgtCTCCCTCCGTACCACTATCTCACtcctccgtctccttctcctcctctctaccactgtcccccgtctctcctcctctctaccactgtccccccgtctcctccctcctctctaccactgtcctccgtctcctcctcctcctctctaccactgtccccgtctcacctcctctctaccactgtcccgtctctcctctctctaccactgtccccgtctcctcctcctctctaccactgtccccgtctcctcccattaccactatctccactcctcctctcccttctcctctctaccactgtccccgtctcctcctcctctctaccactgtcccccttctcctcactctctaccactgtccccgtctcctcctcctctctaccactgtccccttctcctcctctctacccacctgtccccgtctcctcctcctctctctaccactgtccccgtctctctcctctctcctccccatctcctcctcctctctctaccactgtccccgtctcctcctctcactaccactgtccccgtctcctctctcctctctaccactgtccccgtctcctcctccctctctaccactgtccccgtctcctcctctctctaccactgtccccctcctcctctctaccactgtccctgtctctcctcctctctaccactgtcctccgtctcctcctcctcctctctaccactgtccccgtctcctcctcccctctctaccactgtccccctgtctcctcctctctctaccactgtccccgtctcctcctcctctctgccactgtccccgtctcctccattccactgtctccctcctccgtctccttctcctcctctctaccactgtcccccgtctcctcctcctctctaccactgtcccccgtctcctcctctctcaccactgtccccccatctcctcctcctctctaccactgtccccgtctcctcctcctctctaccactgtccccccgtctcctcctcctctctaccactgtccccgtctcctcctctctaccactgtcccccgtctcctcctcctctctaccactgtccccccgtctcctcctctctaccactgtcccccgtctcctcctcccctctctaccactgtccccccgtctcctcctctctccactgtccccgtctcctcctctctaccactgtccccccgtctcctcctcccctctctaccaatatctgtccccgtctcctcctcctctctccactaccactgtccccgtctcctctccctcctccttctctctctaccactatctccactcctcctctcctctctaccactatctcctccttctctcctctctaccactcccccatctcctcctctctcctctctctctaccactgtccccgtctcctcctcctctctctctaccactgtccccgtctcctcctcctctctaccactgtccccgtctcctcctcctctctaccactgtccccctgtctcctcctcctctctcaccactgtcctccgtctcctcctcctctctaccactgtccccgtctcctcctcctctctaccactgtcccctgtctcccccctcctctctaccactgtccccgtcctcctcccctctctaccactgtccccccgtctcctcccctcctctctacaatatctcctcctccttctcctctctaccacttcccccgtctcctcctcctctctgccactatctccactcctcattctcctctctaccactatctcctcctccttcctcctcctctctcctccttctcctctctaccactatctcctcccttctcctcctctctctgtccccatctcctcctcccctcctcctccttctcctcccccgtCTCCACTGTCCTCAgatctgtcccctgtctcccctctctctctaccactgtccccgtatctccactctctccatgtctccgtCTCCTACCACTATCTCCACTCCTccgtctccttctctcctctcaccaccactctccccgtctcctcctcctctctaccaccactgtccccgtctcctcctctctaccactgtccccgcTCCTCCtatctcccactccccctctcctcctctctctaccactgtccccgtctcctcctctctaccactgtcccccgtctcctcctcctctctaccactgtcccccatcgtctcctcctctctaccactgtccccccgtctcctcctctctaccactgtccccccgtctcctcctcctctctaccactgtccccgtctcctcctctctaccactgtcccccgtctcctcccctctctaccactgtccccgtctcctcctcctctctaccactgtcccccgtctcctcctcctctctaccactgtccccccgtctcctcctcctctctaccactgtcccctgtctcctcctcctctctaccactgtccccgtcttctcctcctctctctcaccactgtcccccatctcctcctcctctctaccactgtccccgtctcctcctcctctctaccactgtcccccgtctccctcctcctctctaccactgtccccgtctcctcctcctctctaccactgtccccgtctcctcctcctctctctaccactgtccccgtctcctcctcctctctaccactgtccccgtctcctcctcctctctaccacaccACTGtccccccgtctcctcctcctctctaccactgtcccccgtctcctcctcctctctaccactgtccccgtctcctcctcctctctaccactgtcccccgtctcctcctcctctctaccactgtcccccgtctccttctcctctctaccactgtcccccgtctcctcctgctctctaccactatctctcctccttctcctctctaccactatctccactcctccttctcctctctaccactgtccccgtctcctcctcctctctaccactatctccactcctccttctcatctctaccactatctccactcactcctctctaccactatctcctcctccttctcctctctaccactatctccccctccttctcctctctaccactatctcctcctcctcccctctctctaccactgtcccccgtctcctccgtaccactctccctcctccttctcccctctctaccactatctccactcctccttctcctccctctaccactaTCTCCACTCCTCCGTCTCCCCGTGCCACtatctctcctccgtctcctctaccactatctccctcctccttctcctctctaccactatctccctcctccttctcctcctcctatctcctctccttctcctcctctctaccactgtccccatctcctcctcctcctctctaccactgtccccgtctcctcctcctctctaccactgtcccccatctcctcctcctcctcctcctctctaccactgtcccccgtctcccctcctcctctctaccactgtcccccccgtctcctcctcctctctaccactgtccccgtctcccccctctctaccactgtccccgtctcctcctcctctctaccactgtccccgtctcctcctcctctctaccactgtcccccatctcctcctctctaccactgtccccgtctcctcctcctctctaccactgtccccgtctcctcctcctctctaccactgtcccccgtctctcctcctctctaccactgtccccccgtctcctcctcctctctaccactgtcccccgtctcctcctcctctctaccactgtcccccgtctcctcctcctctctaccactgtcccccgtGTCCTCCGTACTGTAGACGGCCTGACGTCATACAGCTCTCCTGAAGGTCAGCTGATGATGCCTCCTGGGTATCCCATTGCCAGCCTCAACGACTCCACATACGACGGCGCCCACGAACGAAGGTAGGCCTGGTGCCTGCATacacaccgtcacacacacacacaccgtcacacacacacacacacacacaccatcacacacacacacacacacataatgaacCAGGCAACGTCAGATTTCAGAGACTTACATCTCCAGATGAAACAACAAGCCAACAAATACTACTAGAATTCGACCTGAAATGCACTAGAACTCTATATTTTACCCTGCTTTGATTTAGTTTCCCCTCCTTAATATATAAAGCGCTTTGAGCACTGGAAAAACACTATAAATCCAGTCAATTATTGTGCCTTCCTTCTCCCAAGGAAACTGTCTGGGGGGTTGGGTCAGCTGACGGACGGTGTGACTGGTCAAGATGACTTCCTGGTGACGCGGCAGTACCATGTATGGCCTGGATACGACTATGTGGGCTGGAGGAACGGGAGTCTGGGCTCTGACTATGTGGAGATGGAGTTTGTCTTTGACAAGCAAAGGAACTTCACCTCCATGAAGGTAACAAAGTGCATCCTACAGAgatggaatgggacagacgaggttaaggacagagaaggaatgggacagacgaggttaaggacagagaaggaatgggacagacgaggttaaggacagagaaggaatgggacagacgaggttaagaaaagagaaggaatgggacagacgaggttaaagacagagaaggaatgggacagacgaggttaaggacagagaaggaatgggatagacgaggttaaggaaagagaaggaatgggacagacgaggttaaggacagagaaggaatgggacagacgaggttaagaaaagagaaggaatgggacagacgaggttaaggacagagaaggaatggggcaGACtgggttaaggacagagaaggaatgggacagacgaggttaaggacagagaatgaatgggacagacgaggttaagaaaagagaaggaatgagacagacgaggttaaggacagagaaggaatgggacagattTGGGATAAGAAAGAGAAGGATTGGGACAGATGAGGTTaagaaagagaaggaatgggacagacgagatTAAGGacagaaggaatgggacagacgaggttaagaaaagagaaggaatgggacagacgaggttaaggacagagaaggaatgggacagacgaggttaaggacagagaaggaatgggacagacgaggttaaggacagagaaggaatgggacagacgaggttaagaaagatgggacagacgaggttaaggacagagaaggaatgggacagacgaggttaaggacagagaaggaatgggacagacgaggttaaggacagagaaggaatgggacagacgaggttaagaaaagagaaggaatgagacagacgaggttaaggaaagagaaggaatgggacagacgaggttaagaaaagagaaggaatgggacagacgaggttaagaaaagagaaggaattggacagacgaggttaagaaaagagaaggaatgggacagacgaggttaaggacagagaaggaatgggacagacgaggttaaggaaagagaaggaatgggacagacgaggttaaggacagagaaggaatgggacagacgaggttaaggacagagaaggaatgggacagacgaggttaaggacagagaaggaatgggacagacgaggttaagaaaagagaaggaatgggacagacgaggttaaagacagagaaggaatgggacagacgaggttaaggacagagaaggaatgggatagacgaggttaaggacagagaaggaatgggacagacgaggttaaggacagagaaggaatgggacagacgaggttaagaaaagagaaggaatgggacagacgaggttaaggacagagaaggaatggggcaGACGAGGTTaaagacagagaaggaatgggacagatgaggttaaggacagagaaggaatggaatagacgaggttaaggacagagaaggaatgggacagacgaggttaaggacagagaaggaatgggacagacgaggttaagaaaagagaaggaatgggacagacgaggttaaggacagagaaggaatggggcagacgaggttaaggacagagaaggaatgggacagacgaggatAAGAAAAGAGAAGTATTGGGACAGACGAgattaaggacagagaaggaatgggacagaggaggttaagaaaagagaaggaatgggacagacgaggttaaggacagagaaggaatgggacagacgaggttaaggacagagaaggaatgggacagacgaggttaagaaaagagaaggaatgggacagacgaggttaaggacagagaaggaatgggacagacgaggttaaggacagagaaggaatgggacagacaagGTTAAGAAAAGAgatggaatgggacagacgaggttaagaaaagagatggaatgggacagacgaggataagaaaagagaaggaattggacagacgaggttaagaaaagagaaggaatgggacagacgaggttaaggacagagaaggaatgggacagacgaggttaagaaaagagaaggaatgggacagacgaggttaaggacagagaaggaatgggacagacgaggttaaagacagagaaggaatgggacagacgaggttaaggacagagaaggaatgggacagacgaggttaagaaaagagaaggaatgggacagacgaggttaaagacagagaaggaatgggacagacgaggttaaggacagagaaggaatgggacagacgaggttaaggacagagaaggaatgggacagacgaggttaaggacagagaaggaatgggacagacgaggttaagaaaagagaaggaatgggacagacgaggttaaggacagagaaggaatggggcagacgaggttaaggacagagaaggaatgggacagacgaggttaaggacagagaaggaatgggacagacgaggttaagaaaagagaaggaatgagacagacgaggttaaggaaagagaaggaatgggacagacgaggttaagaaaagagaaggaatgggacagacgaggttaagaaaagagaaggaatgggacagacgaggttaagaaaagagaaggaatgggacagacgaggttaaggacagagaaggaatgggacagacgaggttaaggacagagaaggaatgggacagacgaggttaaggacagagaaggaatgggacagacgaggttaagaaaagagaaggaatgggacagacgaggttaaggaaagagaaggaatgggacaggtGGTGTTTATGTCTATGTAACCCACTGGCCTGTTCATATGAGGTGGTGTTTCTATCTTTCAAACCTATTGGCCTGTTCATATGAGGTGGTGTTTCTATCTTTCAAACCTACTGGCCTGTTCATATGAGgtggtgtttctgtctgtttaatCTACTGGCCTGTTCATATGAGGTGGTGTTTCTATCTTTCAAACCTACTGGCCTGTTCATATGAGgtggtgtttctgtctgtgtaacCTACTGGCCTGTTCATATGAGGTGGTGTTTCTATCTTTCAAACCTACTGGCCTGTTCATATGAGgtggtgtttctgtctgtgtaacCTACTGGCCTGTTCATATGAGgtggtgtttctgtctgtgtaacCTACTGGCCTGTTTATATGAGgtggtgtttctgtctgtgtaacTTACTGGCCTGTTTATATGAGgtggtgtttctgtctgtgtaacTTACTGGCCTGTTTATATGAGgtggtgtttctgtctgtgtaacCTACTGGCCTGTTACATTAGATGCAGAGCTTTTGCCAAGTGTGACGATTGCATTTATTTCAATGAAAGCTTGAGGTTTGAGCTGCTCAGTGTAAATGATATTCTGGTttcattttcaacattttgacgTGCAGCTCACACCCTGCAACAATAGGATGAAGAGGCTCACGTTCTTCTCATGTTGGTCAAAAGTTACtctgtgtaaaaaaaaataataataataaataaaacctACTGACTTCCCAGTTcgtatatttacatttaagtcatttagcagacgctcttatccagagcgacttacaaattggtgctttcaccttatgacatcacatacagtactacagaaattctcataacacatacagtactacagaaactctcataacacatacagtactacagaaactctcctaacacctacagtactacagaaactctcataacacatacagtactacagaaactctcataacacatacagtactacagaaactttcctaaaacctacagtactacagaaactctacataaactctcatactacataaactctcataacacatacagtactacagaaactctcctaacacctacagtactacagaaactctcctaacacctacagtactacagaaactctcctaacacctacagtactacagaaactctcctaacacctacagtactacagaaactctcctaacacctacagtactacagaaactctcctaacacctacagtactacagaaactctcctaacacctacagtactacagaaactctcctaacacctacagtacaccagaAACTCTCCTAACATatactacagaaactctcataacacctacagtactacagaaactctcataacacatacagtactacagaaactctcataacacctacagtactacagaaactctcataacacatacagtactacgtaaactctcataacacatacagtaatacagaaactctcataacacctacagtactacagaaactctcctaacacctacagt is part of the Oncorhynchus nerka isolate Pitt River unplaced genomic scaffold, Oner_Uvic_2.0 unplaced_scaffold_1834, whole genome shotgun sequence genome and encodes:
- the LOC135567762 gene encoding discoidin domain-containing receptor 2-like, whose protein sequence is MMPPGYPIASLNDSTYDGAHERRKLSGGLGQLTDGVTGQDDFLVTRQYHVWPGYDYVGWRNGSLGSDYVEMEFVFDKQRNFTSMKVTKCILQRWNGTDEVKDREGMGQTRLRTEKEWDRRG